TTTCAACAGGTCGATGGGTTCGTCGATGTCTACCGTACGGAAGTAGCTTGCCAGCGAGGGATGGCGCTCAGTTACGGCACGATACATCTGCCATGCCACGTTGCGATAGGAGAAGTGTCCGGCGACGCCGGAACGCAACTCACTGATATAGAGGGCTTCTGCGAAGTCCATCTTGAAGAGTGCACGGACGCGCGTCCCCAGCGGCAGCAGGTACTGGGCTGACTGTTCCGCCTCCGGCAGACCGGAGTCGCGGAGTGCACGGTAGGCGGCAAAGCTTGCCTCCATCGCTTCACGGTACTCCACTTCCAGACCTGCATCGGCCAGCGTCGGCTGGCCTGGGCACTCGGGGATGTCGTAGCCATGCACGTCCGTAAACTCCTGGATGAGCTGCACGCACTTGCGATGGCGGTGCATGTCGCGGAAGCCGCCGATGTCCATCAGGATGTCGAAGCCGAAGCCGTGGCCCGAAGAGAAGGCGCGCGTGAGCTCGTCGTGCCGTCCACGATGTTTCGCTCCGAGTGCCACAATGCCATCGCGCTGCGCTGCAGACAAACCGGTGACCACATTGCGAATCTGGCGGTAGGAGTAGTGGCAGTGTGGATAGAGCAATGACGCCGCAAGTTCTACTTCCAGCCCCTCGGAATCATCCACCAGATCGACCACCGGAGCCGGCTCAATCGCCGCTCCCTGCATCAGCTCAGCCGCGGCAGCACGCAGTTCCTGCTTTGTCGATGCCTCATAGGCAGAGGGCTGGGTGTACTTGACCAGCGTGGGAGAGACCTTCACCTCGCGGCCCAGAACCGACATGGCACGATCACCGCAAATCCCATCCACGGATGAGATCTCCTGGCACAGCACCCGGGCCTCATCGGCATGAACGTTCCATGCCGGTCCACTGGCGGCTTCACGCAACTTCTCGCCAAGCTGCCGAATCTCGGCAAACTCCGAACCGAGAAGGCGCGCAATCTGCCCTTCCAGCGTACGTGCATTCACGATCTGTCCGAGGGAGGTATTCGTCGCCAGCGGCAGCAGGTAACGAGCCACATCAAACGCCCGCGCCTTGAGCGTGCGCACATAGGCATCGTCTTTCATCTCGGCCGGCTGGGGGATCGCTTCCTTCAGCGTCTCCAGCATCTGCTTGCCGATGCGGTCGTAGGCGATGAACAGCTTCTCGGCGGCAGCGGTGTACTCCGCGGTCTTTTCGCCCAGTGCCGGCGTATACCAGCCGCTCTTTTTAAAGTCCTGGTAGCGGGTCGAGCGC
This genomic window from Terriglobus albidus contains:
- a CDS encoding FAD-dependent thymidylate synthase, producing the protein MSDVRQNPTAFPENMNTTEVYAIHGADPEVLAYAMAKYSRSALSMKESLKEISTQRAEQFLNTFYFAYGHRSIADLAHVAFAIERLSLLAAIALVDEQRWDGQERSTRYQDFKKSGWYTPALGEKTAEYTAAAEKLFIAYDRIGKQMLETLKEAIPQPAEMKDDAYVRTLKARAFDVARYLLPLATNTSLGQIVNARTLEGQIARLLGSEFAEIRQLGEKLREAASGPAWNVHADEARVLCQEISSVDGICGDRAMSVLGREVKVSPTLVKYTQPSAYEASTKQELRAAAAELMQGAAIEPAPVVDLVDDSEGLEVELAASLLYPHCHYSYRQIRNVVTGLSAAQRDGIVALGAKHRGRHDELTRAFSSGHGFGFDILMDIGGFRDMHRHRKCVQLIQEFTDVHGYDIPECPGQPTLADAGLEVEYREAMEASFAAYRALRDSGLPEAEQSAQYLLPLGTRVRALFKMDFAEALYISELRSGVAGHFSYRNVAWQMYRAVTERHPSLASYFRTVDIDEPIDLLKR